Proteins co-encoded in one Spirosoma endbachense genomic window:
- a CDS encoding recombinase family protein, with protein MAKKLTGTVANTDLTKYVAYYRVSTRAQGDSGLGLEAQRSAVAHFVKGAIVAEFTEIESGKKNQRVQLAAAIDRAKKESAILVIAKLDRLSRNASFIFTLRDSGVNFQCVDMPDANTLTIGIFATLAQHERELISSRTKAALQAKIAQGARLGKPENLTAEAQVKGVTGNVKRAVANENNRRATSMADMMYRNGKNYSQIAHELNRAGFRTAMGYEFQATQVVRLLKRVAQT; from the coding sequence ATGGCTAAAAAATTAACTGGAACCGTGGCCAACACGGACCTGACCAAATATGTCGCGTACTACCGCGTATCCACTCGGGCGCAGGGGGATTCCGGCTTAGGCCTGGAGGCCCAACGCTCAGCAGTGGCTCACTTCGTTAAAGGAGCCATTGTGGCCGAGTTTACCGAGATTGAGTCCGGCAAGAAGAACCAACGGGTTCAGCTAGCTGCAGCCATCGATCGGGCCAAGAAAGAAAGCGCGATTTTAGTTATTGCCAAGCTCGATCGACTCAGCCGTAATGCCTCCTTTATCTTTACGCTACGAGATTCAGGGGTAAATTTTCAATGTGTCGATATGCCGGATGCCAACACGTTGACCATTGGCATCTTTGCTACCCTGGCTCAGCATGAACGCGAGCTCATCAGCAGCCGAACCAAAGCCGCCCTACAGGCCAAGATCGCTCAGGGCGCTCGGCTTGGCAAACCCGAGAACCTAACCGCCGAGGCACAGGTCAAGGGCGTAACGGGGAATGTAAAGCGGGCAGTTGCCAATGAGAATAACCGGCGGGCTACCTCGATGGCCGATATGATGTACCGCAATGGCAAGAACTATTCGCAGATCGCTCATGAGCTCAACCGGGCCGGGTTTCGGACGGCTATGGGCTATGAATTTCAGGCAACCCAAGTCGTACGATTACTGAAACGAGTCGCCCAAACGTAA
- a CDS encoding Cif family virulence factor, translating to MKKLFLLFSFCITLLATGFAQRKTDELAIRAVLEGHSLACLDADVEKAVSYYAHSPYVATAFSEPGYQRGYDAVAAAYRKEFANAQKSPDKLTTKAYRYRIVGNVAFVTYIETYTKPDGTISTSHKAGYLEKENSRWRLIGNFWIPEKAP from the coding sequence ATGAAAAAGCTATTTTTACTTTTTTCTTTTTGTATAACCCTTTTAGCTACAGGGTTTGCCCAGCGAAAAACGGATGAACTTGCTATTCGAGCCGTTTTGGAAGGCCATTCATTAGCCTGTTTGGATGCCGATGTTGAAAAAGCGGTGAGCTACTACGCTCACTCTCCCTACGTGGCTACTGCTTTTAGCGAGCCAGGTTACCAACGGGGCTATGATGCGGTAGCGGCTGCTTACCGAAAAGAGTTTGCCAACGCCCAGAAAAGCCCAGATAAACTGACGACCAAGGCTTATCGCTACCGAATTGTGGGTAATGTCGCGTTTGTAACCTACATTGAAACCTACACTAAACCAGATGGAACCATAAGCACTTCTCATAAGGCGGGCTATTTAGAGAAAGAAAATTCCCGCTGGAGGTTGATTGGTAATTTCTGGATACCTGAGAAAGCCCCTTGA
- a CDS encoding energy transducer TonB — MTPSQSNTGAINPVFPGGALALQRFVDQTKQPVSPPASETVFVEFVVNVDGSVSDYTVLKGAGMEADLEAVRIVSIMPEWTPGTIDGEPARFKFVLPIPFKD; from the coding sequence ATGACACCTTCTCAATCCAACACAGGGGCTATTAACCCTGTCTTTCCTGGTGGGGCCTTAGCCTTACAACGTTTTGTGGATCAGACAAAACAACCTGTTTCTCCCCCAGCTAGTGAGACCGTGTTTGTTGAATTTGTCGTTAATGTCGACGGGTCGGTTAGCGACTATACGGTTTTAAAAGGAGCCGGTATGGAAGCGGATCTAGAAGCCGTACGCATTGTATCCATTATGCCCGAGTGGACACCAGGCACGATTGATGGAGAACCAGCCCGGTTTAAGTTTGTCTTGCCAATTCCCTTCAAAGACTAA
- a CDS encoding antibiotic biosynthesis monooxygenase family protein: protein MLTISAENQFLTLINVFTVESTQQQRLVDLLILATETSVQQIAGFVGASLHRSTDGTKVTMYAQWRSREDYERMRANPTASPYLDEALTFAQFAPGMYEVVKVFNNPH from the coding sequence ATGCTTACTATTTCAGCAGAAAATCAATTTCTAACTCTCATCAATGTCTTCACGGTTGAGTCTACTCAGCAGCAACGATTGGTCGATTTGTTGATTTTGGCGACCGAAACCAGCGTTCAACAAATCGCTGGTTTTGTAGGAGCTAGTCTACATCGGAGTACGGATGGTACAAAAGTAACCATGTATGCCCAATGGCGAAGTAGAGAGGATTACGAGCGAATGCGAGCCAACCCGACAGCATCTCCTTACTTAGATGAAGCGCTTACATTCGCTCAATTTGCACCAGGCATGTATGAAGTGGTGAAAGTATTCAATAACCCGCACTAA
- a CDS encoding autotransporter outer membrane beta-barrel domain-containing protein — protein MKHLFSLLFLVLSSALLVKAQLYNYVATTPNSATPAIYNTLVGVSAGNSTMSGIQNTFLGNSAGRLNTTGHDNSLTGSSAGYSNKTGYDNTFLGSFAGYWNDTGYSNAIIGSHAGYNTTGTNNAFLGSYAGYSSQKSDNVYIGSNAGYANQSGSGNVFVGTQAGAGHFGTGSGNVYVGSLAGYSSWADFNTFVGNEAGYSNITGINNAFLGYRAGYANNGSSNTFLGWRAGRVNENADNNTYVGSEAGVANTTGTGNTFVGQQAGLKVTTGSHNIIIGPQSGITITTSDDNVLMGYNSQAEEGLNNATAIGANSRVAVSNALILGNGVNVGIGTSAPTARLEVVSESAGASGLRLTNLTSQSKPRQTTDQFLTVNEQGDVVKARYQLRINSPTEWSDNVFTPTYQLRPLTSVATYIGVHGHLPGVPSAEQVVREGIDLVRMNAILLEKVEELTLYSIQQEKDKEYQKRDLHQQQQVNQKQQTEIDELKRLVKQLLDKK, from the coding sequence ATGAAACACCTCTTCTCGCTTCTGTTTCTAGTACTAAGTAGCGCTCTTTTAGTCAAGGCTCAACTTTATAATTATGTAGCTACCACGCCTAACTCAGCTACTCCGGCCATCTACAATACATTGGTAGGTGTTTCTGCGGGCAATTCAACCATGTCGGGCATCCAAAATACCTTTTTGGGCAATTCGGCAGGCAGGTTGAATACAACGGGTCATGATAATTCCTTGACAGGTAGTAGTGCGGGGTATTCGAATAAAACGGGTTATGATAATACCTTCCTGGGCAGTTTTGCAGGTTATTGGAATGATACAGGCTACTCAAATGCAATTATAGGTAGTCATGCGGGCTACAATACAACCGGTACAAATAATGCCTTTCTAGGTAGCTATGCGGGCTATTCTAGCCAGAAGAGTGATAATGTTTACATCGGCTCTAATGCTGGCTATGCCAACCAATCTGGAAGTGGCAACGTTTTTGTGGGCACTCAGGCCGGTGCCGGGCATTTCGGCACCGGAAGCGGTAATGTGTATGTTGGCAGTCTTGCAGGCTATTCCAGTTGGGCCGACTTTAACACATTTGTAGGTAACGAAGCGGGCTACTCCAATATCACGGGCATCAACAATGCCTTCCTGGGTTACCGGGCAGGCTATGCCAACAACGGCAGCAGTAATACCTTTCTGGGCTGGCGAGCGGGTCGAGTCAATGAGAACGCGGACAATAATACCTATGTGGGAAGTGAGGCTGGGGTAGCCAACACTACCGGTACGGGCAACACCTTTGTGGGCCAGCAGGCAGGCCTCAAAGTCACCACCGGCAGTCACAATATCATCATCGGCCCCCAGTCAGGTATAACGATCACCACCTCGGATGATAATGTATTGATGGGTTATAATAGCCAGGCTGAAGAGGGCTTAAACAATGCTACGGCTATTGGTGCCAATTCTCGAGTTGCCGTAAGCAATGCCCTGATCCTAGGCAATGGGGTCAATGTGGGCATTGGCACCTCAGCGCCTACAGCTCGCTTAGAAGTCGTCAGTGAGTCAGCGGGTGCCAGTGGGTTGCGTTTAACCAATCTCACCAGCCAAAGTAAGCCAAGGCAGACAACCGACCAATTCTTAACCGTCAATGAGCAGGGTGATGTTGTCAAAGCCCGTTATCAGCTCCGCATCAATAGTCCTACTGAATGGAGTGATAATGTGTTTACACCGACCTATCAACTGAGGCCACTTACCAGCGTTGCCACGTACATTGGGGTGCATGGTCATTTGCCGGGTGTACCCTCAGCAGAGCAAGTGGTTCGAGAAGGGATTGATCTGGTGAGGATGAATGCTATCTTATTGGAAAAAGTGGAGGAGCTGACCCTGTACAGCATTCAACAGGAAAAGGATAAAGAATATCAAAAACGGGACCTGCACCAGCAGCAGCAGGTCAACCAAAAACAGCAAACGGAGATTGATGAGTTGAAACGATTGGTCAAGCAATTACTGGACAAAAAATGA
- a CDS encoding RNA polymerase sigma factor, which yields MFKPFKSSTPTRKREQTIGETGDFETLYTQYAEKVYQKCLSMTKDSEAAQDFTQEIFIRVFSKLDTFQQKSAPSTWLYSIAHNYCLDQIRIGKRMNWQALPEGVELAEESVVSVEDQLQVMEQLLDTLPVEEASLLRLKYEQGLSISQISQQLNLNESAIKMRLKRSRDKLNQLFCQQG from the coding sequence ATGTTTAAACCGTTTAAAAGTTCAACGCCAACTCGTAAGCGCGAACAAACTATAGGGGAAACAGGCGATTTTGAAACGCTATATACACAGTATGCGGAGAAGGTCTATCAGAAGTGCCTGTCGATGACCAAAGACAGTGAAGCCGCTCAGGATTTTACCCAGGAGATCTTTATCCGGGTTTTCAGCAAATTAGATACCTTTCAACAGAAGTCGGCTCCGTCAACCTGGCTTTACTCGATTGCGCATAATTACTGTCTGGATCAAATTCGAATCGGTAAACGGATGAATTGGCAGGCGCTTCCGGAAGGGGTGGAATTAGCAGAGGAATCAGTCGTTTCTGTCGAGGATCAGCTCCAGGTTATGGAACAGTTATTAGATACGTTACCGGTTGAGGAAGCGAGCCTACTGCGGCTTAAGTACGAACAGGGACTGTCCATTAGCCAGATTAGCCAGCAGCTTAATCTAAATGAAAGTGCCATTAAGATGCGGCTCAAGCGTTCCAGAGATAAATTAAATCAGCTGTTTTGTCAACAGGGTTAG
- a CDS encoding serine hydrolase domain-containing protein: protein MTVFCLITSLEKVEAQLKYAAIDTTIRAFMIDRKIPGFIAGIVNEKGIEWSNAYGLADLSSNIPMNMDGIMNIGSVSKTFTTMAAMQLWEKGLLDLNADVNRYLDVKIVNPMHSTKPITVFQILTHTSSICDGKAYAASYACGDPQQSLNNWVRETLVAGGRYYNGGDNFTASAPGQEQKYANMPFGLLGLIIEKIAQQPFNIYCKHNIFLPLGMENTGWFLQEIDRSRHITPYAYVTEEDKAELLANRRLYSDQAEFKLGTFVPNCLYSFPNYPDGLLHTSVRELSFYVVALLNGGELNGKRILKKQTVEKMLSLQLADNTHQGLTWHTRALSDGTNLWGHSGGDPGITTFLFFNPIDKIGVITFQNAATGGTFPLIVNKLYNLAKPN from the coding sequence ATGACAGTATTTTGCCTGATAACCAGCTTAGAGAAAGTTGAAGCACAACTGAAGTACGCTGCGATCGATACGACGATCCGTGCGTTCATGATTGACCGAAAAATTCCAGGTTTTATCGCCGGTATTGTGAATGAGAAAGGAATTGAATGGTCTAATGCCTATGGGTTAGCTGACCTCTCTAGCAACATCCCCATGAACATGGACGGTATTATGAACATTGGTTCAGTGTCCAAGACCTTTACAACAATGGCTGCCATGCAGTTGTGGGAGAAAGGTTTATTAGATTTAAATGCGGACGTTAATCGCTACCTGGACGTCAAAATCGTCAATCCGATGCATTCGACGAAGCCTATTACGGTATTTCAGATTTTAACCCATACATCCTCCATTTGTGATGGAAAAGCCTATGCCGCCAGCTACGCCTGTGGTGACCCTCAACAATCGTTAAATAATTGGGTCCGAGAAACATTGGTTGCCGGTGGGCGGTACTACAATGGTGGTGACAATTTTACAGCCAGCGCTCCAGGTCAGGAACAAAAATACGCAAACATGCCATTCGGATTGCTCGGATTGATCATTGAAAAAATAGCCCAACAACCTTTTAATATCTATTGTAAACACAACATTTTTCTCCCACTGGGGATGGAAAATACGGGTTGGTTTCTCCAGGAGATCGATCGAAGTAGACATATTACTCCATACGCTTATGTCACGGAAGAAGATAAGGCCGAGCTGCTGGCAAACCGAAGGCTGTATTCAGACCAAGCTGAATTCAAGCTCGGTACGTTTGTTCCAAACTGCCTTTATAGTTTTCCCAATTACCCCGATGGCCTACTTCATACCAGTGTTAGGGAGCTTTCTTTTTACGTGGTAGCTCTATTGAATGGAGGCGAACTAAACGGCAAGCGGATCCTGAAAAAACAAACGGTGGAAAAGATGTTGTCGTTACAGCTTGCCGATAATACACACCAGGGCCTAACCTGGCATACGCGGGCTTTGTCGGACGGAACCAATCTCTGGGGGCACAGTGGTGGCGATCCGGGTATTACTACTTTTCTTTTCTTCAATCCAATCGACAAAATTGGCGTAATCACCTTTCAAAATGCGGCTACTGGAGGCACTTTTCCTCTGATTGTAAACAAGTTGTACAATCTGGCTAAACCCAACTAA
- a CDS encoding beta strand repeat-containing protein, with product MAGTYSVTGTTTGGCSDVATATVTINPVATLNVTSATVCEGQTGTLTASGASTYLWSNGATTASISVNVAGTYSVTGNSGSGCTGVGSGTLTVSPPPTVNVSSISICEGQTGTLTASGASTYLWSNGATGSSISVNVAGTYSVTGTTTGGCSDVATATVTINPVATLNVTSATVCEGQTGTLTASGATTYLWSNGATTASISVNVAGTYSVTGNSGSGCTGVGSGTLTVSPPPTVNVSSISICEGQTGTLTASGASTYLWSNGATGSSISVNVAGTYSVTGTTTGGCSDVATATVTINPVATLNVTSATVCEGQTGTLTASGASTYLWSNGATTASISVNVAGTYSVTGNSGSGCTGVGSATLTASPAPTVNVSSISICEGQTGTLTASGASTYLWSNGATGSSINVSVAGTYSVTGTSSTGCSDVATATVTISPAPAAALTASSTTLCAGQSTTLTATGGT from the coding sequence GTGGCCGGCACCTACTCGGTGACGGGTACGACGACAGGGGGGTGTAGTGATGTAGCTACCGCTACGGTCACCATCAATCCCGTCGCTACCCTCAATGTCACATCCGCCACCGTCTGCGAAGGCCAGACGGGCACACTTACCGCATCGGGAGCGTCTACCTACCTGTGGAGCAATGGCGCCACTACGGCTTCCATCTCGGTCAATGTAGCCGGCACCTACTCGGTGACGGGCAACAGTGGCTCAGGTTGTACCGGGGTTGGATCGGGCACGCTCACGGTCAGCCCCCCCCCCACCGTCAACGTCTCCTCCATCAGCATCTGCGAAGGCCAAACCGGTACGCTCACCGCTTCAGGAGCATCTACCTACCTGTGGAGCAATGGCGCCACGGGCTCATCCATCTCCGTCAATGTGGCCGGCACCTACTCGGTGACGGGTACGACGACAGGGGGGTGTAGTGATGTAGCTACCGCCACGGTCACCATCAATCCTGTCGCCACCCTCAATGTCACCTCGGCTACCGTCTGCGAAGGCCAGACGGGCACCCTTACCGCATCGGGAGCGACCACCTACCTGTGGAGCAATGGCGCCACTACGGCTTCTATCTCGGTCAATGTGGCCGGCACCTACTCGGTGACGGGCAACAGTGGCTCGGGTTGTACCGGGGTTGGATCGGGCACCCTCACGGTCAGCCCTCCCCCCACCGTCAACGTCTCCTCCATCAGCATCTGCGAAGGCCAAACCGGTACGCTCACCGCTTCAGGGGCATCTACCTACCTGTGGAGCAATGGCGCCACGGGCTCGTCCATCTCCGTCAATGTGGCCGGCACCTACTCGGTGACGGGTACGACGACAGGGGGGTGTAGTGATGTAGCTACTGCTACGGTCACCATCAATCCTGTCGCCACCCTCAATGTCACCTCGGCTACCGTCTGCGAAGGCCAGACGGGTACACTCACCGCATCGGGCGCGTCTACCTACCTGTGGAGCAATGGCGCCACTACGGCTTCCATCTCGGTCAATGTGGCCGGCACCTACTCGGTGACGGGCAACAGTGGCTCGGGTTGTACCGGCGTTGGCTCAGCCACCCTCACGGCGAGTCCTGCTCCAACCGTCAACGTCTCCTCCATCAGCATCTGCGAAGGCCAAACCGGTACGCTCACCGCTTCAGGGGCATCTACCTACCTGTGGAGCAATGGCGCCACCGGCTCGTCCATCAACGTCAGTGTGGCCGGCACCTACTCGGTGACGGGTACCTCTTCGACAGGTTGTTCGGATGTGGCCACCGCTACGGTCACCATCAGTCCAGCACCCGCTGCTGCCCTGACGGCCTCATCGACCACCCTCTGTGCCGGACAGTCGACCACCCTTACCGCCACCGGGGGAACCA